In Drosophila nasuta strain 15112-1781.00 chromosome 2R, ASM2355853v1, whole genome shotgun sequence, a single genomic region encodes these proteins:
- the LOC132786350 gene encoding uncharacterized protein LOC132786350, which yields MFLRRCTFLLLLCLIASDANAARKTKRPVKPAKQTIPRTNVTPPPAPIASSSSSSSSTSTASDQNADLTSLTTSSSNHLELPKPLVPQNDAQPEPKTDRAPDTDEECDPDMIGFEIITGYVLSAPSKLLDTLAGTLMLTDCLEACQSNESCSSVNYETGLCVLFKTTADKLPGSLSRSQFPVFTIYAQKSCLGVRPCSKAWCIDRVQGYRLPEHVKSSQTVLSRRDCLELCLGETEFTCRSANFYRHSGLCELSDMDRITLSAGSSVEAYEGADYLENNCAEEPSKLCEFKRISGKIMKTVDSVYQDINTIDECRDLCLNSPYRCHSYDYNDTGDMVCRLSHHSRATLTDVNDPYLDVPEAATYELSACYNVSIECRSGEMITKIRTSKLFDGKVYAKGAPKSCAVNVNNSLEFDFRMGYNDLECNVRQSAYGRYMNDIVIQHHDMIVTSSDLGLAVSCQYDLTNKTVLNDVDLGVTGEIESSLSEEITIDSPNVIMKITSRDGSDMKRIAEVGDPLALRFEIVEQNSPYEIFVRELVAMDGSDSAEITLIDANGCPTDQYIMGNIQKLSHNRKVLLSQFDAFKFPSSEVVQFRALVTPCIPRCEPVICDSEDGASGEQKSLVSFGRRKRSVLNGTDGAEFMVSTRQRQRRDVSPTAADDNILLVQSIQITDKFGFQAEDGSDLANMNAMNNEPHEKAYAGVAQDKLTCLNGYGLIFAGSLFLLAQLSIFGIWKTVQRRTHKERYLYQQEPTPTITYGAPTILYGPPTIVGIFGWRRLAYEQRQGYAEQIV from the exons ATGTTTCTACGCCGTTGCACTTTTCTGCTGTTACTCTGCCTAATTGCGAGTGACGCCAACGCGGCGCGCAAAACAAAGCGTCCTGTCAAGCCGGCCAAGCAAACAATACCACGCACCAATGTCACGCCTCCGCCTGCGCCCATCgccagtagcagcagcagcagcagctcgacaTCGACTGCCAGCGATCAGAATGCGGACTTGACATCGCtgaccaccagcagcagcaatcaccTTGAGCTGCCCAAGCCGTTGGTGCCACAAAACGATGCACAGCCGGAGCCAAAGACAGACAGGGCACCCGATACGGACGAGGAATGCGATCCAGATATGATTGGATTTGAGATAATTACCGG TTATGTGCTGTCGGCACCCTCAAAATTGTTGGACACACTTGCTGGCACACTGATGCTCACGGATTGTTTGGAGGCATGTCAGAGCAATGAATCCTGCAGTTCTGTCAACTATGAAACCGGCTTGTGTGTGCTATTCAAGACGACCGCCGATAAATTGCCAG GTTCACTTTCGCGCTCACAGTTTCCGGTTTTCACGATCTACGCACAGAAATCGTGTTTGGGCGTGCGTCCTTGCTCCAAGGCCTGGTGCATTGATCGCGTTCAAGGTTACCGCCTGCCCGAGCATGTCAAATCTAGTCAGACCGTGTTGTCGCGTCGCGACTGCCTGGAACTCTGCCTTGGCGAAACGGAGTTTACGTGCCG TTCGGCCAATTTCTATCGCCACTCGGGTCTCTGTGAACTCTCGGACATGGATCGCATCACCCTCTCGGCGGGCAGCAGCGTTGAGGCCTACGAAGGAGCCGATTATCTGGAGAACAACTGTGCCGAGGAGCCAAGCAAACTGTGCGAATTCAAGCGCATATCTGGCAAAATTATGAAGACAGTCGATTCGGTTTATCAGGATATTAACACCATTGACGAGTGCCGTGATCTCTGCCTGAACTCGCCATACAG ATGCCACTCGTATGACTACAATGACACTGGTGACATGGTCTGCCGTCTGTCGCATCACAGTCGCGCCACTTTGACGGATGTGAACGATCCCTATCTGGATGTGCCCGAGGCAGCCACCTACGAACTATCTGCCTGCTACAATGTATCCATCGAGTGCCGTTCCGGTGAGATGATCACCAAGATACGCACCTCCAAACTCTTCGACGGCAAGGTCTATGCCAAGGGAGCGCCCAAGTCTTGTGCCGTCAATGTGAACAATTCACTCGAGTTTGACTTCCGCATGGGCTACAACGATCTCGAGTGCAATGTGCGCCAGAGTGCCTACGGTCGTTATATGAACGATATTGTTATCCAGCATCACGATATGATTGTCACCTCCTCCGATCTGGGTCTCGCTGTCAGCTGTCAATATGATTTGACCAACAAGACGGTGCTGAACGATGTTGATTTGGGTGTCACCGGCGAGATCGAATCATCGCTAAGCGAAGAGATTACCATCGACTCACCGAATGTCATTATGAAGATCACATCACGTGACGGCAGCGATATGAAGCGTATTGCTGAGGTCGGTGATCCGTTGGCGCTGCGTTTCGAGATCGTTGAACAGAACAGTCCCTATGAGATCTTTGTGCGCGAACTGGTTGCCATGGATGGTTCGGACAGTGCTGAGATAACGCTGATCGATGCTAATGGCTGTCCCACCGATCAATACATCATGGGCAACATCCAGAAGTTGTCGCACAATCGCAAGGTATTGCTGTCGCAATTCGATGCCTTCAAGTTCCCCTCGAGCGAAGTGGTTCAGTTCCGTGCCTTGGTTACACCCTGCATACCACGCTGTGAGCCCGTCATTTGTGATAGCGAGGATGGCGCCAGCGGTGAGCAAAAGTCTCTCGTCTCCTTCGGACGCAGGAAGCGCTCAGTGCTCAATGGCACCGATGGTG CCGAGTTCATGGTCAGCACACGCCAGCGCCAGCGTCGCGATGTTAGCCCAACTGCAGCCGATGATAACATACTGCTCGTGCAGTCCATACAAATCACAGACAAGTTTGGCTTCCAGGCCGAGGATGGCAGCGATCTGGCCAACATGAATGCGATGAACAACGAGCCCCATGAGAAGGCATACGCGGGCGTTGCACAGGACAAGCTCACTTGTCTTAATGGCTATG GCCTCATTTTCGCCGGCTCACTGTTTCTCCTCGCCCAGCTGAGCATCTTTGGCATTTGGAAGACGGTGCAGCGTCGCACACACAAGGAACGCTATCTGTACCAACAGGAACCCACGCCCACTATCACATACGGTGCGCCCACAATTCTCTACGGTCCCCCCACCATCGTCGGCATCTTCGGTTGGAGGCGCCTCGCATATGAGCAGCGCCAAGGATACGCTGAACAAATTGTATGA
- the LOC132785823 gene encoding tetraspanin-13, which yields MCGGFTCSKNALIALNILYVMIGFLLIGVGVYARAASVVTNLPIVGGILACGVILICISMLGLAGAVKHHQVMLFFYMIILFMLFLIQFSIASSCLAVNAEQQQQFAEQGWKTVPPNLREQVQEKFLCCGFNDTIDHTASISNAITVNSDPSCEDVNKQCCVDSQDPKCHCGPCGPLLEDKIDYAFKLCGGLGIFFSFTEVLAVFLARRYRNQHDPCYLPARAVFPHNYQY from the exons atgtgTGGTGGATTCACCTGCTCGAAGAACGCGCTAATTGCGCTGAACATTTTATATGTG ATGATTGGATTCTTGCTGATTGGCGTCGGAGTTTATGCAAGGGCAGCGTCTGTGGTCACGAATCTGCCAATTGTTGGAGGCATCTTGGCCTGCGGCGTGATACTCATCTGCATATCCATGCTGGGCCTTGCTGGCGCTGTGAAGCATCATCAAGTGATGCTCTTCTTT TACATGATCATTCTGTTCATGCTGTTCCTCATCCAGTTCTCCATCGCCAGCTCTTGCCTCGCCGTCAAtgccgagcagcagcaacagtttgcCGAACAGGGTTGGAAGACGGTGCCGCCAAATCTGCGAGAACAAGTTCAAGAGAAATTCCTTTGCTGTGGCTTCAACGATACCATCGATCACACCGCCAGCATCAGCAATGCGATCACTGTGAACTCTGATCCCAGTTGCGAGGATGTGAATAAGCAATGCTGCGTGGACTCGCAGGATCCTAAATGCCATTGCGGTCCTTGTGGTCCGCTGTTGGAGGATAAAATCGATTATGCCTTCAAGTTGTGCGGCGGCTTGGGCATCTTCTTTAGCTTCACCGAG GTTTTGGCCGTCTTTCTGGCACGTCGCTATCGCAATCAGCACGATCCTTGCTATTTACCCGCTCGGGCCGTCTTTCCCCACAATTATCAGTACTAA